Sequence from the Peromyscus eremicus chromosome 4, PerEre_H2_v1, whole genome shotgun sequence genome:
GATTGTGTCAGAAAATTGAACTCATGTTCCAAAGGAATATTCTCCAAGTCAGCAGATAATCAACATAAGTGGACCACAGATACACATATGGACAAACAAATGCCCCATCATACATGTTAGCCAGTGTGGAAAAAACTAAATGAAACTTCATGGGACATCACAGGTTTGTGGTTACCAGGATATGCAAACACTTGCAATAAGGATTATTATATTATTTCTAGACACTTAGTTCTGAAAGCCTGAAcaggatggtggtggtagtggaatTCCATGTTAGTACGGAGGCTGGATGTCTCACTTCTTGTGCCTTAGTTAACTGGGGACCTTCTAGAAGCTAGAGAAACATTTTCTTGATGTATCTTGCTTAGAAGTCTTTGCCATTAATTGAGATCAAATTGTGCCACTCAGAAGGACACTTGATCTCAAGAGGCATTTGGTGTCTTGTCTTGTTCTAATTCTATGTGAAATAGAGTAGTATATCTTAAAATATGTTAACTATAATTCAGCAAACAGTAGTGCCCAGGAGATTACTGTAAGTGAGCATGGTGTTCCTCTATGGAaagttaaatgattttttttaaaaatcaggaataCTATTTCTAAAAGTTCCTTTCCAAAACACCATAGATGATAAGCTTAACTGGTGGATGATAGCTGGAGTCCACCATTGTTGGCTGCAGTTGGGTGGTCGGGGAGAGCAGGGCTAGGTTCTGTGTCATATTTTGTAGGAGCAGAGCTCTGGCCTAGACAGTATAAGCAAGAGTGAGGGGAAAAGCTTCCAGGGACTGCTTTGGTTGATTAGATCAATATAGATGAGTTGGAAGATGACATATCTCCTCCTCCATGCATTTTAGGGCTACCTGGGGGTGATGATGGATGCTTGCTGGGGTTAGAGCCAAGATCTCACCTACCATTTTCTCAGATTCCTCAGTTTCTCTTGTAACACAACACACAGTAGGAACTACATCGCTTCCTTTCCAAAAATCTGAAGAATGACGTCAACACAGCCGCCAGTTCTAGTAACAGACTCATGCATTGTTAAGAAGGCGTCTTCTGTTCAGATGTTACTTGTGCTGCCTCTGTGGTTTAGAGGCTGGCATTGCCCCTCTGTGAGCACAATCTGGGCACAGCTGGGCTTTACTGCCTTCTATTCATTTTTGTGATTACTATTGTGTCAATGACTGTTGAATTCTAGGGTTCTGCTACGCAGGCTTCCAGGACATTCTCTTCCCCCAAATGCCCAAGGGAACACTGGAAAGAGAACCACGGCAGAACTGAGTCCAGCGTTAGGATGAAGTCATACTCATCTTGAGCCTCCACTTCCCTATATGTAAAACAGCATTTTGATTTGTTTCCCACACAGAGTTGTGAGAAGCCAAGGAGAGAaatgcaaaagaagcttcctggaCTTTCCAGTGCCCAAGAAGACAGGGAAGATCTCAATGAAGCTGATGACATAGATGAGGAGTATGGAGATGACAAAGATGGTGATAATCATGTTTCCACACAGTCCTTGGTGCCTGACTGATTAGATACAGATTTCCTCAATGGAGTCAACAGTCATATTCTTTGTTTACACAGATAACTTGGCTAAGTCACCCAGCTCTCTGCAATGAATTCAACTGCAAAGTGGGAACAGTAAAAACTATCTGGCAGTGAGAATGGAAAGAGATGAATTAGAAAATATAACCATGCCCAGAGCAGTGCCTGGTCCTTATCAGCAACTTCATTAGCATGGCTTGAATTTGAATTTACATAGCTTTAGAAAGAATTGTGATGAAGGATACtgattgtattttgatcatgacATAGCATGCTACCTTATCCTTTCTGAGCCTGATgatctcatctgcaaaatgggaacaATAAACCCCCCTGAGAGGGCTGTTGTATGTGTGAAAGGAAACCGTTGAGGAGGGAGCTTCTCACGCTGCCCAACACTAGCAAGAATCAGGAATTCATAGCTCTCCTTCCTTTATGCTCAAATGAGTGAGTTACTTAGAAGAAAAGACATATAATCCCATGGTTGTGAACGTGGTGGCTTTGTCCTCCTGCCCTGGGTACTGACATGCTAGGATCCGAGCCCTACAGTGCACTTCCCTGGTGAGTTCCTTTGGTGTAAGCACCATGGACAGAGTGATCACACAATTGGGGTCCCAGGATGCCAAGACTGCTGCTGCCACCATTGTGGGGCCTTCTGCCTTCTCCTTGAAGACAAGTCTagagtcagaggcagagacagggatagAAGGAAGGGTACTGAGGGTGATTACCCTGTTGTCTGGGACCTCACCATGAGGCTGCAATTGAGGCAGCATAGGGAAGTCATTGGGAGGTCATTTTACCCCAAAGCTGCTAGTGGAAGGGGGTCAAGGAGCTGGGGGCCATCTCACTCCTGGAGGGCAGTGGTAGGCTGCAGTGGGGACTGGAAAATCGAGTGTCAGAGGGAAGTTTTGCTTTTGCATGCACCTCCTCTACACACTTAAGCCACAAGGAACAGTGTGCTGCTCTCGACATACCCTGCACAGTATGCCCTATTATTTGCCCTGGTCATCCTTTCTCTATCTACTTAGCAGATCATTCTTGCAATTCTTCTTGGACTTTTGAGGCACAGATGATGGACCCTCCTCTGGGCTTCCCTAACACCGTGCTCAGAGCACTGGCATTTTGTCATAAAAGGATGTTTTGGAATTGCTTTCTTTATTAAAAGTAAGTACCTCAAGGGCAGGGACTGGGTTAGATTTATCTTTCATTCCCAGTTGctagcacagtgcctggcccaAAGTGGATGGATGCTCATACAAAGTTAGTTTCCCAACCTTGTTTGAGCTATGATGGAGGTGGCCAGGGCACCATGATCCCAGGTGTCCAGTGGTCaacagcagtggcagcagcatgGAGGGATGAGAGGCACCTGTGTCAAATCTCTTCTTCTTCACTGGCCTTGCTCCAGCGGTGACAGCAGTTGGCTGTGATGCCCAGGAGGAAGTTGGTGGCCACAGAAGCGATGGAGACCACAAAGCCCACAAACGCGATAAAAAGGTAATCATCCAGGGTCAGAGTCAGGTGGCAGGCCTTGAAGCTCTCTTCAGTGAGTGAAAAGAGGGGGGCACCCTCAACTTCAGGGGGTCCCCGACACTCTGCCAGCTGAGAATCTGCAACACAGAACCCAAGCAGGGTGAGGCTCCTTTGGGAGAGAAGGGATGGGAGAGTCTCCCACCCCTTCCAGAGAGTCACTAGATTTCACCAATATGCCTCAAATATACTTATCATCTCAGCAACCAGCAAAGCACTTTTTACCtatttttataaatgtgaaaaattaCCTGTCATATGGTTGAGTGTCTGTGGAAAATCTTATGGTTACTTCCAATGGTGGATCTGGGACTTTTGTGAGACATAAAGCCTGAAGTCTGGACACGTCACTCTCTGCTCCGTACATTCTTTTGGCTTCTCATTTACACACAGAGAGGAAGCCAACAGCCCCCCTCGGGTGCCAAGGACACTTTCCCAGCCCTTTATTTTCTTAGCTTTTCTGCTCCAGAGACACATGTCTCTATCATTCCTCCATGGCCCCAAGCATGTCTCCTCTTAGATAGGAAGGGGGGACCTTGTGATGAAGATTCTGCTCTAGGTCTCTATATAGCCCACTCTCTCACTTCTTTTGTGACTTTGTCCAACACAACCTGCTTAGTGATGCCTTCCCTTGGGAGCACACCACACCTGTTTCCCCCACACTCACGGTCATACCCATTCTGCTTTACTTTTCCCTATGGTGTCCTTGTCTGACAATTTTGTCACTGTCTCTCCTCCCTTGAAGATATGCTTCTCCCACAGCAGCCTCAGCACCAGAACAGCATCTCTTTGTTGTAAGCTCTCAATGGGTCTTTCTTAAATGGTTGTGGGACTTTAATTTCAAAGCCTTGTGTCTTGTTACTAGCTCACATTTTTTTCCTGGAGAATACAGTCAAGAGCATAGCCTCTGGAGATAACACCTGACTGTGAATCTCCTTACCACACATCAGTTGTGTGACTGTGAATATTTAGTCCCTCTGTATCTGTCAAGTGACAACAATATCTGTCTTCTGTAATTGTAAGCAGGATTTAGAGAACTAAAACACACAAATGCTTCTAGTGCACACTAAGCATTAAGTAGAGTGCATTCCTTTTATAATGATCATAGTTGGGCCTCTCAGGTGTCAACTTGGGGTCATATTCTATACAGACATTGGAGGGAAGAAGCTGCTCCTTTGGTGGGATGGCTTTTCTCCCAAGCCTTGTGGAACAATCCTTTAGGGTCACTTCAACAAGTGCATGATGGCTGTCAGTGGTCTAACCTTGTCTGTTTGGGGAGTAAGACTGGCCCTCAGAGGCAGTTCCACCTACAGATCTGGGCAATAGCTTCAGAGTAACATCTATGTCTTGGGTCAGGGTGAAAATACTAATTGAGGCTCTAATCTTGGGcaaatcttgtttatttttttcggTCTCTCCTGTGTTGTCTTTATAAGAAGGGAATAATCCAATCTAAATTTTCCAAGTGAGTCAatatgaatctttaaaaattagtgtATAAAAATACAGGCTGTGTCAATGCTAGCTATTGATTACACAGGTTTTGAGGGCAAAGAACAAAGTGATGGTCCTGGATCCTTTTGACAGATGGATATGCATACATGCTATTAgccttaaaagtgtgtgtgtgtgtgtgtgtgtgtgtgtgtgtgtgtgtgtgtgtgtgtgttcatgtttgggATAAGGATGCAATTTCCCTCAAATCATGGGTTGAGTCAATCCCAGTATACTGTTTGCACAGGACTGTAGACTCTGATTAGATCCCGGTCATATCTGGAGTTGACTCACAAGAAGCTCTCTGGGGAATCTAGAAGGTATCAGCTTCCACAGttgattgtgtatatatgtaaagcTGCAGTGAGACAATGCAGACCAGCTAGAGAAGGCTGAGGGCACACAGTAGCCACACAAGATGGGAGATGATGGGCTGAGAAAGTTCTCTGGAAATCAAGAGATCAATCTTGAAATCAGATTATATCTCAGTAGCTCTCTCAAGTCTATGTTTGAATTCTGTCTCCCAGCATGGATAATAGGGGAATTTCActaggagaaaagagaggaagtgattaaaaaaaaatgtctaaggGAATGACATCATCCAGGTCTACACACTCTAGCAAGATTTGGCCTCTTAGAGGAAACGTAACCTGTCCTCTGTGGAGAAGGATGAGGGCCTGAGGACCACCGCTGCTCTCTGGAGCTCAAGGGCCTCACCCACAGTGATGTCTGAGGCTGCACTACTGGGACCTGAGGTTCTCCTGTTGCCTGAGGCTTGAGTCCCTTGCCTGCATTTCTGTGTAAGCCTTCACATATGGGAACTGGGCTTCTCACTCCTGTGGAGAGCTCAGGTCCCTTGCCTGAGTTGATGTATAAGTCTACAATGACGGTAGCTGGTCTCATCTCTCTGAGGCAGCCAGGTCTTCTGCAGGGCAGCAGGACCCCCTGGAGATCCCAGCAGAAGAGGAATCCCTACTGTGAGGAGAGCTGAGTGCCTCTGAAGGCTCTTTCTGTCAATAGTgacaagagagagggagacacagctTGCAGAAAGATTGGGTTGGTAGGGAGATGGCTGTAGGCAGCCTCCCCATCCTAGTCCCCACCATCACCCCATCTCAGTCTCCTGCTATTTTGGTACTGGAGAACTTCCTCCCACAGCCTTGTGGAAACGCTGGAATCGTGACCCACAGCCCCCCTAAGTTATTTTAGTCTTGGACTCCCCACTCAGTCCTCTCCCCCTTGCCTCATTcagcattgttttattttttttcccctgagtaAGCTGAACTTAGGCTCTAGGGAATTCCTGGGATGGGAATCCAGCAACTCCTATTGTTCTGATGCCAAGGCTGGGTGCTACACCATAAGTGCATTGGTGGCTGGGACTATGGCTAAACTTTACTGCCTCTGGGCCAAGTCTCAACACCACTGGATGAGACTAGGACCCACCAAACTTCTGTGACACTGGCTCTTTCAGGTCTTAGTCCACTCTCTGGTTGGGACTCTCCAGTTAAACTGCCTCGTTTCAGCCCTTCTCCCCAGATGCCCACCCCATGCATAAACCTTGAAGAGTCTGCTAAGGCTGCTTGACCAGCCCAGAGCTTGGTTATTTAGTTCAGGACCTGATTCTTGACATTACGGCCGGAGAATAGCCACACTGCCAGGGTTTGAATCCTCGCTCCAACATGTGGTAGTTGTGTGATTTTGACCAAGCTACTAAATTTTTCTGTGCTTCTGTTCCCTCCTCATTAGGGTTCTTATGAGGATAAGAGGAGCCAACACATGAAATACGCTTAGAATAAggcctggcacatagtaagtaCTAAAATAAATAGGATTAGTCATGATTGTTTCTTTCAGGGTTTTCTCGTCACTGACAAGAgttagagtagagtagaagtcaAATGAATGTGTTTTTATCTATGGCTCTGCCAATTTCCAAGGAAGTGGCTCTGGGAAAGCCTTTTTACGGTTCTACATCTCAGCTCCTTCACCTGTAGAATGGGGATAATAAAAATGGGGGATTCACTGAGGTAATGTACGCCAAGGTCTCTGCTCACAGCAAAAGTTCAACAAATACCAGCAATGACCAGCTTCTCCTACTCTGCTTGCTGTgtgtcttcttcctctctgtgatCCTAGGCACCGTAGAAGCAAGGGACGTCTGGTTCTTTCGCAATTGAATTTCTCTGGTACTCAGCATGCATTCTATATATTCAGCAAATACTTTTTGAACAAAAGAGAGGTGTACAAAGACGAGGGCACACAGTACCAccaccatttttttttgggggggggagacatTACTTCTAGAAACCCTCCCCCTGATGACCAGCCCAGACACCTCCCTTACCCGCTGTACAGCGTTGTATCCGATTCCGCAGCCACTTCAGCAAGGGCTCCATGGTGCAGCCGCATACCCATGGGTTACCTCCGATCTGCAGGGTCACCAGCCCCGGGAGGCCCTCAAGGGCTTCAAGACTTAGGAAAGCCAGGCCACCATAGCTGAGGTCCAGGTCTCTGAGATGCACGAGGCCCTGGAAGGCCTGAGGGTGCACCCTCCGTAGCCAGGGGTTGTGGCTCAGGTCGATATGCACCAGTCCATGAGCCTCCCGGAACATGTCAGCTGGCACATGGCTGAGGTTGTTGTAGCTCAGATCCAGGTGTGCTAAGCGCTTGGCATGGAGAAAGAGGCCCTGTGGCAGCTCCATCAAGGAGTTGTTGCGCAAATCCAGCACGCGGAGTTCCATGTAGCATGTGAGATAGCCCGGCGGCACGGCTGCAATGCGGTTGTGGGCCAGGCTGAGGTTGCG
This genomic interval carries:
- the Lrrc55 gene encoding leucine-rich repeat-containing protein 55, with amino-acid sequence MGSLQYCCCQLPKMGDTWAQLPWPGPPHPALLLVFFLLAAGVMHSNAGTSCPVLCTCRNQVVDCSSQRLFSVPPDLPMDTRNLSLAHNRIAAVPPGYLTCYMELRVLDLRNNSLMELPQGLFLHAKRLAHLDLSYNNLSHVPADMFREAHGLVHIDLSHNPWLRRVHPQAFQGLVHLRDLDLSYGGLAFLSLEALEGLPGLVTLQIGGNPWVCGCTMEPLLKWLRNRIQRCTADSQLAECRGPPEVEGAPLFSLTEESFKACHLTLTLDDYLFIAFVGFVVSIASVATNFLLGITANCCHRWSKASEEEEI